One stretch of Thermus filiformis DNA includes these proteins:
- the soxC gene encoding sulfite dehydrogenase has product MDRRKFFRLLGGGVFLASALKGRAQAPWDEKTFEPTRTLGAPLSEYGGRSPFEEEVVRYISPNLRTRHSGADFAPLEKLEGVITPNGLHFERHHAGVPQVDPKSYRLVIHGMVERPLVFTLEDLKRFPSVTRTYFIECAGNGQNGYRNPPDPNLTATRSRGLASNASWTGVPLALLLKEAGVKPEARWLIPEGMDAAMYTRSLPLEKAMEDVLVAYAQNGEALRPEQGYPVRLVVPGWEGSIQVKWLRRILVTDLPAMAKDETSEYTDVMADGKVWAFTWVMDPESIITYPSGGQRIKPGFHEIRGLAWSGHGRITKVEVSFDEGKTWRRATLEPPVERLAMVRFKLPWYWRGEEVVLWSRAWDEKGNTQPTREEFFKKWGRNNRYHYNAIQAWRVLPDGRVVNGDRPLLGFAQGPGGGCDGEVFDV; this is encoded by the coding sequence ATGGATAGAAGAAAGTTTTTCCGGCTTCTCGGGGGCGGGGTCTTCCTCGCCTCGGCCCTGAAGGGGAGGGCCCAGGCCCCCTGGGACGAGAAGACCTTTGAGCCCACCCGCACCCTGGGGGCCCCCCTCTCCGAGTACGGGGGCCGCTCCCCCTTTGAGGAGGAGGTGGTGCGGTACATCTCGCCCAACCTGCGCACCCGGCACTCGGGGGCGGACTTCGCCCCCCTGGAGAAGCTCGAGGGGGTCATCACCCCCAACGGCCTCCACTTTGAGCGCCACCACGCCGGGGTGCCCCAGGTGGACCCCAAAAGCTACCGCCTGGTCATCCATGGGATGGTGGAGCGGCCTTTGGTCTTCACCCTGGAGGACCTGAAGCGCTTTCCCTCGGTGACCCGCACCTACTTCATAGAGTGCGCGGGCAACGGCCAGAACGGCTACCGCAACCCCCCGGACCCCAACCTCACCGCCACCCGGAGCCGGGGCCTGGCCTCCAACGCCAGCTGGACCGGGGTGCCCTTGGCCCTCCTCCTCAAGGAGGCCGGGGTGAAGCCCGAGGCCCGCTGGCTCATCCCCGAGGGGATGGACGCCGCCATGTACACCCGCTCCCTGCCCCTGGAGAAGGCCATGGAGGACGTCCTGGTGGCCTACGCCCAGAACGGGGAGGCCCTGAGGCCCGAGCAGGGCTACCCGGTGCGCCTGGTGGTGCCGGGCTGGGAGGGGAGCATCCAGGTGAAGTGGCTCCGGCGCATCCTGGTCACCGACCTGCCCGCCATGGCCAAGGACGAGACCAGCGAGTACACGGACGTGATGGCGGACGGGAAGGTCTGGGCCTTCACCTGGGTCATGGACCCGGAGAGCATCATCACCTACCCCTCCGGGGGGCAGAGGATAAAGCCCGGCTTCCACGAGATAAGGGGCCTCGCCTGGAGCGGCCACGGCCGCATCACCAAGGTGGAGGTTTCCTTTGACGAGGGCAAGACCTGGCGCCGGGCCACCCTCGAGCCCCCGGTGGAGCGGCTGGCCATGGTCCGGTTCAAGCTCCCCTGGTACTGGCGGGGGGAGGAGGTGGTCCTCTGGAGCCGGGCCTGGGACGAGAAGGGGAACACCCAGCCCACCCGGGAGGAGTTCTTCAAGAAGTGGGGTCGGAACAACCGCTACCACTACAACGCCATCCAGGCCTGGCGGGTCCTACCGGACGGCCGGGTGGTGAACGGGGACCGGCCCCTCTTGGGCTTCGCCCAGGGGCCCGGGGGCGGGTGCGACGGGGAGGTGTTTGATGTTTAG
- a CDS encoding FAD-dependent oxidoreductase, whose translation MGMNRRDLLKTGLALGAASALGTGFAQEFYSRPPTLLPRTRKPRVVVIGGGWGGTTVARKLAQSGLDVEVVLVEQKPIFMSCPMSNLFLAGVKPLEWLVFDYTNVIKDGVIFVQEKVLDINRDRRLVRTTGGYLAYDLLVLAPGIDYMYEAIPGYSEVKHLLPVGFKPFEHIALRRMLDQFDETGGELVLYIPEPPYRCPPGPYERAAMLAWRLKTKGVKGKVIVLDANPQPVSKAPGFLAAFNELYKDYLEYVPNTRITGLDYGKKRVLTELGEVPFTLADIIPPMKAGELVRVAGLGERWANVRVPYFLSEKDDRVYLVGDITGNTPYPKSGMVAYVSGTIVARHIAERLRGKPLAEIPYELPNNICYSFVDSEEAIWVAANYSWDEAQKKFASQGSVDNQRSQANGVAAIGWATGIWNDMFGPSA comes from the coding sequence ATGGGAATGAACCGCAGGGACCTTCTCAAGACGGGCCTGGCCCTGGGGGCCGCCTCGGCCCTGGGGACGGGGTTTGCTCAGGAGTTCTACAGCCGGCCCCCCACCCTTCTGCCCCGCACCCGGAAGCCCCGGGTGGTGGTGATCGGGGGCGGGTGGGGCGGCACCACGGTGGCCCGGAAGCTGGCCCAGTCCGGGCTGGACGTGGAGGTGGTGCTGGTGGAGCAGAAGCCCATCTTCATGTCCTGCCCCATGTCCAACCTCTTCCTGGCCGGGGTGAAGCCCCTGGAGTGGCTGGTCTTTGACTACACCAACGTGATTAAGGACGGAGTGATCTTCGTCCAGGAGAAGGTTTTGGACATCAACCGGGACCGCCGCCTGGTCCGGACCACCGGGGGGTACCTGGCCTACGACCTCCTCGTCCTGGCCCCGGGGATTGACTACATGTACGAGGCCATCCCCGGCTACAGCGAGGTGAAGCACCTCCTGCCCGTGGGGTTCAAGCCCTTTGAGCACATCGCCCTAAGGCGCATGCTGGACCAGTTTGACGAGACCGGGGGCGAGCTGGTCCTGTACATCCCCGAGCCCCCCTACCGCTGCCCCCCTGGGCCCTACGAGCGGGCGGCCATGCTGGCCTGGCGGCTCAAGACCAAGGGGGTGAAGGGGAAGGTCATCGTCCTGGACGCCAACCCCCAGCCCGTCTCCAAGGCCCCCGGGTTCTTGGCCGCCTTCAATGAGCTCTACAAGGACTACCTGGAGTACGTCCCGAACACCCGCATCACCGGCCTGGACTACGGGAAGAAGCGGGTCCTCACCGAGCTCGGGGAGGTGCCCTTCACCCTGGCGGACATCATCCCGCCCATGAAGGCGGGGGAGCTGGTGCGGGTGGCGGGCCTGGGGGAGCGCTGGGCCAACGTCCGCGTCCCCTACTTCCTCTCGGAGAAGGACGACCGGGTCTACCTGGTGGGGGACATCACCGGGAACACCCCCTACCCCAAGAGCGGGATGGTGGCCTACGTCTCGGGGACGATCGTGGCCCGGCACATCGCCGAGCGCCTCCGGGGGAAGCCCTTGGCCGAGATCCCGTACGAGCTTCCCAACAACATCTGCTACTCCTTCGTGGACTCGGAGGAGGCCATCTGGGTGGCCGCCAACTACTCCTGGGACGAGGCCCAGAAGAAGTTTGCCTCCCAGGGCTCGGTGGACAACCAGCGCTCCCAGGCCAACGGGGTGGCGGCCATCGGCTGGGCCACTGGGATCTGGAACGACATGTTCGGTCCTTCCGCGTAG
- a CDS encoding translation initiation factor 2 — MKKALWTLVSLLGLALAQSVQVEVKGDLDAVLDRLTAALRAVGLEVDRNLNLGEQVRQVTGPGFPDYRLLVLKPEEGSAAAAAKNPMAAIVLPPTLYVHTAKPGVVTVGTLDGRLLFPMLQVWTPETERLTWRLEAALGRLGVLKRIPPAIMPDPASGMMPAILYQVPGMKAEEAVLLIESELTSRGLNLTPNLKVGPVTVIMPCKSEWARIMFLTQPAGGFAAPCRFFALDTPQGALVGAIEPMLMTIMPGVMNSPAVAMLQEAKRVITEVLEATGGVPYRPGQ, encoded by the coding sequence ATGAAAAAGGCGCTTTGGACGTTGGTTTCGCTTTTGGGACTGGCCCTGGCCCAGTCGGTGCAGGTGGAGGTCAAAGGCGACCTGGACGCGGTCCTGGACCGCCTGACCGCGGCCCTTAGGGCCGTGGGCCTCGAGGTGGACCGGAACCTGAACCTGGGGGAGCAGGTCCGCCAGGTGACCGGCCCGGGCTTCCCCGACTACCGCTTGCTCGTCCTGAAGCCGGAGGAGGGGAGCGCCGCGGCGGCGGCCAAAAACCCCATGGCCGCCATCGTCCTTCCCCCCACCCTCTACGTCCACACCGCCAAGCCCGGGGTGGTCACCGTGGGGACGTTGGACGGGCGGCTTCTCTTCCCCATGCTCCAGGTCTGGACCCCCGAGACGGAGCGGCTCACCTGGCGGCTCGAGGCCGCCCTGGGCCGCCTGGGCGTCCTCAAGCGCATCCCCCCGGCCATCATGCCCGACCCGGCGAGTGGGATGATGCCGGCCATCCTCTACCAGGTGCCGGGGATGAAGGCGGAGGAGGCGGTCCTCCTCATAGAGAGCGAGCTCACCAGCCGGGGCCTCAACCTCACCCCCAACCTCAAGGTGGGCCCGGTCACGGTCATCATGCCCTGCAAGAGCGAGTGGGCCCGGATCATGTTCCTCACCCAGCCCGCCGGGGGGTTTGCCGCCCCCTGCCGCTTCTTCGCCCTGGACACCCCCCAGGGGGCCCTGGTGGGGGCGATTGAGCCCATGCTCATGACCATCATGCCCGGTGTGATGAACTCCCCCGCGGTGGCCATGCTCCAGGAGGCCAAGCGGGTCATCACCGAGGTCTTGGAGGCTACGGGCGGGGTGCCCTACCGCCCGGGTCAGTAG
- a CDS encoding rhodanese-like domain-containing protein, translated as MKRRTLLKLLPFLPLGLAREEEGWAKAFGRFIQKVPPAGYLVYPLEANDLLAFEPFILDVRTEEERKKGYIPGSVHIYAGEVPDRLHELPKDKEALILVYCNSGSVSAVVAAFLQAMGYTNAKNIAHGFKGWLDAGLEVER; from the coding sequence ATGAAGCGGCGCACCCTCCTCAAGCTCCTCCCCTTCCTCCCCCTGGGCCTCGCCCGGGAGGAGGAGGGGTGGGCGAAAGCCTTCGGCCGGTTCATCCAAAAGGTGCCCCCGGCGGGCTACCTGGTCTACCCCCTGGAGGCCAACGACCTCCTGGCCTTTGAGCCCTTCATCCTGGACGTGCGCACGGAGGAGGAGCGGAAGAAGGGGTACATCCCGGGCTCGGTCCACATCTACGCGGGCGAGGTCCCGGACCGGCTTCACGAGCTCCCGAAGGACAAGGAGGCCCTGATCCTGGTCTACTGCAACAGCGGCTCGGTCTCGGCGGTGGTGGCGGCCTTTTTGCAGGCCATGGGGTACACCAACGCCAAGAACATCGCGCACGGCTTTAAAGGCTGGCTGGACGCCGGCCTGGAGGTGGAGAGATGA
- the soxA gene encoding sulfur oxidation c-type cytochrome SoxA, producing the protein MKARVLIPLFLAGLGALWAYTQTQKPLDPFEEAMRQRQLYLETFGILPGELFVAQGEELFFRKGPSGKTMAECDFGLGKGVLEGAYARLPRYFPDTGKVEDLESRVVTCMTRVQGFKPQEVKRDEVRAVTAYIASKSSKARIQVVPKHPQELAMYTLGRELWYTRAGPRDMSCASCHDTYAGQRVRLSPVRSPKQGLGNEWPAYRFEADKLYTFEDRIDFCYESIGIPAPQPYSEPHIALATYILAEATRAGHTFEELPFFTR; encoded by the coding sequence GTGAAGGCGCGCGTCCTGATTCCCCTCTTTTTGGCGGGCCTGGGGGCCCTTTGGGCCTATACCCAGACCCAGAAGCCCCTGGACCCCTTTGAGGAGGCCATGCGGCAGCGGCAGCTCTACCTGGAGACCTTCGGCATCCTCCCGGGGGAGCTCTTCGTGGCCCAGGGGGAGGAGCTCTTCTTCCGGAAGGGCCCCTCGGGCAAGACCATGGCCGAGTGCGACTTCGGCCTGGGGAAGGGGGTCCTGGAGGGGGCCTACGCCCGGCTTCCCCGCTACTTCCCGGACACGGGGAAGGTGGAGGACCTGGAAAGCCGCGTGGTCACCTGCATGACCCGGGTCCAGGGGTTCAAGCCCCAGGAGGTTAAGCGGGACGAGGTCAGGGCCGTTACCGCCTACATCGCCAGCAAGTCCAGCAAGGCCCGGATCCAGGTGGTGCCCAAGCACCCGCAGGAGCTGGCCATGTACACCCTGGGCCGGGAGCTCTGGTACACCCGGGCCGGCCCCCGGGACATGAGCTGCGCCTCCTGCCACGACACCTACGCCGGCCAGCGGGTGCGCCTCTCCCCGGTGAGGAGCCCCAAGCAGGGCCTAGGGAACGAGTGGCCCGCCTACCGGTTTGAGGCGGACAAGCTCTACACCTTTGAGGACCGCATTGACTTCTGCTACGAGTCCATCGGCATCCCCGCGCCCCAGCCCTACTCCGAGCCCCACATTGCCCTGGCCACCTACATCCTCGCCGAGGCCACCAGGGCGGGCCACACCTTTGAGGAACTCCCCTTCTTCACGCGATGA
- the soxX gene encoding sulfur oxidation c-type cytochrome SoxX has translation MKTYRLIGALVLLGLGLSQTSPFKARLEAAIRAGGEEFAQVMLGQDEGQRLCTQYRDKIPAELLPGFLEAQKKLIRYPKDGKLVGDWRNGEKVFTDPRRGNCYACHQGDPREVAYGTMGPSLTGYGAQRGSSEAVVRYTYEKIYNAWAFVPCSLMYRGGVHGLFTPEETADLVAFLLDPESPINRR, from the coding sequence GTGAAAACGTACCGGCTGATCGGCGCACTGGTCCTTTTGGGTCTGGGCCTCTCCCAGACCTCCCCCTTCAAGGCCCGCCTCGAGGCGGCCATCCGCGCGGGCGGGGAGGAGTTCGCCCAGGTGATGCTCGGCCAGGACGAGGGGCAAAGGCTTTGTACCCAGTACCGGGACAAGATCCCCGCCGAGCTTCTGCCCGGCTTCCTCGAGGCCCAGAAGAAGCTCATCCGCTACCCCAAGGACGGGAAACTCGTGGGGGACTGGAGGAACGGGGAGAAGGTCTTCACCGACCCCAGGCGGGGCAACTGCTACGCCTGCCACCAGGGGGACCCCCGGGAGGTCGCCTACGGCACCATGGGCCCGAGCCTCACGGGCTACGGGGCCCAGCGGGGGAGCTCGGAGGCGGTGGTCCGGTACACCTACGAGAAGATCTACAACGCCTGGGCCTTCGTCCCCTGCTCCCTCATGTACCGGGGCGGGGTGCACGGCCTCTTCACCCCGGAGGAGACCGCCGACCTGGTGGCCTTCCTCCTGGACCCCGAGTCGCCCATCAACCGGAGGTGA
- the soxB gene encoding thiosulfohydrolase SoxB yields the protein MTRRELLALLAVLGVTGRKALAQALERPEALYELPPYGDYTLLYYADLHGQLRPHYYMEPPNLLAPRPLMGRPGYLAGESFLRYYGLERGSLMAYIGTYLDFPTLARRFGPVGGAARLTALIKAQKEQVGGKALVLDGGDTWTNSGPSLRTRGEAMVDWMNLTGVDHMVYHWEYTLGRARVEELEKKLSAQVLSYNTTDDLFGDPVYPAYAVHPAGRYTLAVIGLTYPYVKVSHPEEFSEGLSFGVREKELQKVVDELRAKGVDAVVLLSHGGLPLDTALAQRVRGIDLILSAHTHDLTPVPLRVGRTFLVAGGSAGKVLVRVDLRLKKGGIASLRARTLPVLESLPEDPAAKALVEEVYRQNPDLLEPIARVESLLYKRDTLYSTLDELACRAIEAAHPEVEVVFSPGTRWGTTLLPGGVLTLDRVLAYTGSTYPEVYLFRMRGERLKATLEDIAANVFAPDPFFQQGGDMSRTYGLTYTLDPDAPSGSRILDVRVRGRPLEPDREYLVAAYGGRLQRAGVLVEGHTPRPVHEYILAFAKKEGRIDLKPRPNVRVLGRNYRIPGGEA from the coding sequence ATGACGCGCAGGGAGCTCCTCGCCCTTCTCGCTGTCTTGGGCGTGACCGGAAGGAAGGCCCTGGCCCAGGCCCTGGAGCGCCCGGAGGCCCTCTATGAGCTCCCCCCTTATGGGGACTACACCCTCCTTTACTACGCCGACCTACACGGCCAGCTCCGGCCCCACTACTACATGGAGCCCCCCAACCTCCTCGCCCCCAGGCCCCTGATGGGCCGGCCTGGCTACCTGGCGGGGGAGTCCTTCCTCCGCTACTACGGCCTGGAGCGGGGAAGCCTCATGGCCTACATCGGCACCTACCTGGACTTTCCCACCCTGGCCCGGCGCTTCGGCCCCGTAGGGGGGGCGGCCCGCCTCACCGCTCTCATCAAGGCCCAGAAGGAGCAGGTGGGGGGTAAGGCCCTGGTCCTGGACGGGGGGGACACCTGGACGAACTCCGGCCCCTCCTTGCGGACCCGGGGCGAGGCGATGGTGGACTGGATGAACCTGACCGGGGTGGACCACATGGTCTACCACTGGGAGTACACCCTGGGCCGGGCGCGGGTGGAGGAGTTGGAGAAGAAGCTCTCCGCCCAGGTCCTGAGCTACAACACCACGGACGACCTCTTCGGCGACCCGGTCTACCCCGCCTACGCCGTCCACCCGGCGGGCCGGTATACCCTGGCCGTCATCGGCCTCACCTACCCCTACGTCAAGGTCTCCCACCCGGAGGAGTTCTCGGAGGGGCTTTCCTTCGGGGTGAGGGAGAAGGAACTCCAGAAGGTGGTGGACGAGCTCCGGGCCAAGGGGGTGGACGCGGTGGTCCTCCTCTCCCACGGGGGGCTCCCCCTGGACACCGCCCTGGCCCAGCGCGTCCGGGGGATTGACCTCATCCTTTCCGCCCACACCCACGACCTCACCCCGGTGCCCCTGCGGGTGGGCCGGACCTTCCTGGTGGCGGGGGGGTCGGCGGGGAAGGTCCTGGTCCGGGTGGACCTGAGGCTGAAAAAGGGTGGGATCGCCAGCCTAAGGGCCCGCACCCTGCCCGTTCTGGAGAGCCTGCCCGAGGACCCGGCCGCCAAGGCCCTGGTGGAGGAGGTCTACCGGCAAAACCCCGACCTCCTTGAGCCCATAGCCCGGGTGGAGAGCCTCCTGTACAAGCGGGACACCCTGTACTCCACCCTGGACGAGCTGGCCTGCCGGGCCATAGAGGCCGCCCACCCCGAGGTGGAGGTGGTCTTCAGCCCGGGGACCCGCTGGGGCACCACCCTCCTGCCGGGGGGGGTCCTCACCCTGGACCGGGTCCTCGCCTACACCGGCTCCACCTACCCCGAGGTCTACCTCTTCCGCATGCGGGGGGAGCGGCTCAAGGCCACCCTGGAGGACATCGCGGCCAACGTCTTCGCCCCCGACCCCTTCTTCCAGCAGGGCGGGGACATGAGCCGGACCTACGGCCTCACCTACACCCTGGACCCGGACGCCCCCTCGGGAAGCCGCATCCTGGACGTCCGGGTGCGGGGAAGGCCTTTGGAGCCGGACCGGGAGTACCTGGTGGCCGCCTACGGGGGGCGGCTCCAGCGGGCGGGGGTCCTGGTGGAGGGCCACACCCCCAGGCCCGTCCACGAGTACATCCTGGCCTTCGCCAAGAAGGAGGGCCGGATTGACCTGAAGCCCAGGCCCAACGTGCGGGTCCTGGGGCGCAACTACCGGATACCAGGAGGTGAAGCGTGA
- the soxX gene encoding sulfur oxidation c-type cytochrome SoxX, whose translation MKRRFLIPLALGLLALALAQRYFGEEDLKRVQDAGKAYAETLAGQRPDQALCSLHRNRLPADLLPGFLEEQRKLIQYPKDGRLMGDWRRGGAIFNNLQKANCFSCHFGSPENIGGDVGPSLEQYGLNRGQSEAVQRYTYEVIYNSWAYFPCTVMYRFGAQGLLTPEEIADVVAYLLDPASDFNTKPAAGKR comes from the coding sequence ATGAAGCGGCGTTTCCTGATCCCCCTGGCCCTGGGCCTTTTGGCCCTCGCCCTGGCCCAGCGCTACTTCGGCGAGGAGGACCTTAAGCGCGTACAGGACGCGGGCAAGGCCTACGCGGAGACCCTGGCGGGCCAGCGGCCTGACCAGGCCCTCTGCTCCCTGCACCGCAACCGCCTGCCCGCCGACCTTCTGCCCGGCTTCCTCGAGGAGCAGCGGAAGCTCATCCAGTACCCCAAAGACGGGCGGCTCATGGGCGACTGGCGGCGGGGCGGGGCCATCTTCAACAACCTGCAGAAGGCCAACTGCTTCTCCTGCCACTTCGGCTCCCCCGAAAACATCGGGGGGGACGTGGGGCCGAGCCTAGAGCAGTACGGGCTCAACCGGGGCCAGTCCGAGGCGGTCCAGCGCTACACCTACGAGGTGATCTACAACAGCTGGGCCTACTTCCCCTGCACGGTGATGTACCGCTTCGGGGCCCAGGGCCTCCTCACCCCGGAGGAGATCGCGGACGTGGTGGCCTACCTCCTGGACCCGGCCTCTGACTTCAACACCAAGCCCGCCGCGGGGAAGCGATGA
- the soxA gene encoding sulfur oxidation c-type cytochrome SoxA has translation MRPYALYGLAAILLALSFALAQEVDPREEAKRQKELLLQTGGILPTELIVAQGEELFFRKGPSGKTMAECDFGLGKGVLEGAAARLPRYFLDTGKVEDLDSRIVTCMTRVQGFKPQEVKRSEVVAVAFYIASKSTGHRIQVRLLFPEERALYALGEQLFYARSGARDVGCATCHVTYVGRRAGVLPYADVLGKDQSWTHWPAYRYSNDQAWTMQDRIRACYGNIAHPQPALYSTPILALELFLAYNNNGALVEEWPAFVR, from the coding sequence ATGCGTCCATACGCGCTATATGGGCTTGCCGCCATCCTCCTCGCCCTTTCCTTCGCCCTGGCCCAGGAGGTGGACCCCCGGGAGGAGGCCAAGCGGCAGAAGGAGCTCCTCCTCCAAACGGGGGGCATCCTGCCCACCGAGCTCATCGTGGCCCAGGGGGAGGAGCTTTTCTTTCGGAAGGGCCCCTCGGGCAAGACCATGGCCGAGTGCGACTTCGGCCTGGGGAAGGGGGTCTTGGAGGGGGCCGCGGCCCGGCTTCCCCGCTACTTCCTGGACACGGGGAAGGTGGAGGACCTGGACAGCCGCATCGTCACCTGCATGACCCGGGTCCAGGGGTTCAAGCCCCAGGAGGTGAAGCGGTCCGAGGTGGTGGCCGTGGCCTTTTACATCGCCAGCAAGTCCACCGGGCACCGGATCCAGGTCCGGCTCCTCTTCCCCGAGGAGCGGGCCCTCTACGCCCTGGGGGAGCAGCTCTTCTACGCCCGCTCGGGGGCGAGGGACGTGGGCTGCGCCACCTGCCACGTCACCTACGTGGGCCGGCGGGCGGGGGTGCTCCCTTACGCGGACGTCCTGGGTAAGGACCAGTCCTGGACCCACTGGCCCGCCTACCGCTACTCCAACGACCAGGCCTGGACCATGCAGGACCGGATCCGGGCCTGCTACGGGAACATCGCCCACCCCCAGCCGGCCCTCTACTCCACGCCCATCCTGGCCCTGGAGCTCTTTCTGGCCTACAACAACAACGGGGCCCTGGTGGAGGAGTGGCCCGCCTTTGTTCGGTGA
- the soxZ gene encoding thiosulfate oxidation carrier complex protein SoxZ, translated as MAIRMLIRFTPAKPKAGEEYKFQVVAQHPMEPGTRKDAEGKLIPANYINLLEVYFEGQKVAEIRPGPSTSANPLFALKFKAEKPGSFTVKAKDINGDTGEAQAKLELA; from the coding sequence ATGGCGATCCGAATGCTCATCCGGTTCACCCCCGCCAAGCCCAAGGCGGGGGAGGAGTACAAGTTCCAGGTGGTGGCCCAGCACCCCATGGAGCCGGGCACCCGCAAGGACGCGGAGGGGAAGCTGATCCCCGCCAACTACATCAACCTGCTCGAGGTCTACTTTGAGGGGCAGAAGGTGGCCGAGATCCGGCCCGGCCCCTCCACCAGCGCGAACCCCCTCTTCGCCCTAAAGTTCAAGGCGGAGAAGCCGGGCAGCTTCACGGTCAAGGCCAAGGACATAAACGGGGACACGGGAGAGGCCCAGGCCAAGCTCGAGCTGGCCTAA
- the soxY gene encoding thiosulfate oxidation carrier protein SoxY, translated as MNRRAFLKTTGMALGALAAVRMPALAQGLEGEDLANLEKGLQAALGKGFKDLTPSDAVKLTMPAIAESGANVPAEVEVALPQGQVKAIHLFADKNPTPHLVAVQLMGGLPYYASRVRLAETTAVRAVVETADGKLLLASASTRVTVGGCG; from the coding sequence GTGAATAGGAGGGCGTTTCTAAAGACTACGGGGATGGCCCTGGGGGCCCTGGCGGCAGTGCGGATGCCCGCCCTGGCCCAGGGCCTCGAGGGGGAGGACCTGGCCAACCTGGAGAAGGGCCTACAGGCGGCCCTGGGCAAGGGCTTCAAGGACCTGACCCCCTCGGACGCGGTCAAGCTCACCATGCCCGCCATCGCGGAGAGCGGGGCCAATGTGCCCGCCGAGGTGGAGGTGGCCCTGCCCCAGGGGCAGGTGAAGGCCATCCACCTCTTCGCGGACAAGAACCCCACCCCCCACCTGGTGGCGGTCCAGCTCATGGGGGGCCTGCCCTACTACGCCTCCCGGGTCCGGCTGGCCGAGACCACGGCGGTGCGGGCGGTGGTGGAGACCGCGGACGGCAAGCTTCTTCTGGCTTCGGCGAGCACCCGGGTCACCGTGGGCGGGTGCGGTTAA
- a CDS encoding thioredoxin fold domain-containing protein translates to MYVYRVLQAALLSLLALAWAQADFGRWYPYSEALALGERWGRMVVVYFHSPACPYCDQMNTFVLSDPRVEALLRERYVVASVNTYTPEGQALARRYRVPGTPTFVFLALRKGAWEEVGRIFGSRPRTEFLAELQKMCAKGGACE, encoded by the coding sequence ATGTACGTATACAGGGTACTGCAAGCCGCGCTCCTCAGCCTTCTGGCCCTGGCCTGGGCCCAGGCGGACTTCGGCCGCTGGTATCCCTATTCAGAGGCCCTGGCCCTGGGGGAGAGGTGGGGGAGGATGGTGGTGGTCTACTTCCACAGCCCCGCCTGCCCTTACTGCGACCAGATGAACACCTTCGTCCTCTCCGACCCCCGGGTGGAGGCCCTTCTGCGCGAGCGCTACGTGGTGGCCTCCGTGAACACCTATACCCCCGAGGGGCAGGCCCTGGCCCGGCGCTACCGGGTGCCGGGCACCCCGACGTTCGTCTTCCTCGCCCTCCGCAAGGGGGCGTGGGAGGAGGTGGGCCGGATCTTTGGCAGCCGGCCCCGGACGGAGTTCCTCGCGGAACTCCAAAAGATGTGTGCCAAAGGAGGTGCGTGTGAATAG
- the cycA gene encoding cytochrome C-552, producing MKKTLLGLLVLGSLALAQADGAKLYAQCAGCHQANGQGLPGAFPPLAGHVSEILNLKGGREYLILVLLNGLQGQIEVKGMKYNGAMPAYGPLKDEEIAALLNHIATAWGDDKKVKDFKPFTAQEVKAIRAKKLTPQQVLEERKKLGLK from the coding sequence ATGAAGAAGACCCTTCTCGGCCTGCTGGTTCTGGGTAGCCTGGCCCTGGCCCAGGCGGACGGCGCCAAGCTCTACGCCCAGTGCGCGGGGTGCCACCAGGCGAACGGGCAAGGCCTTCCCGGGGCCTTTCCCCCCCTGGCCGGACACGTCTCGGAGATCCTGAACCTGAAGGGGGGGCGGGAGTACCTGATCCTCGTCCTCCTGAATGGCCTCCAGGGGCAGATTGAGGTCAAGGGGATGAAGTACAACGGGGCCATGCCCGCCTACGGCCCCCTCAAGGACGAGGAGATCGCCGCCCTCCTCAACCACATCGCCACCGCCTGGGGGGACGACAAGAAGGTGAAGGACTTCAAGCCCTTCACCGCCCAGGAGGTGAAGGCCATCCGGGCCAAGAAGCTCACCCCGCAGCAGGTCCTGGAGGAGCGGAAGAAGCTGGGCCTGAAGTGA